The genomic DNA TGTATCCCCCCACAAGTCGCTCTTAAGGAGAAATTAAATGCCAGCTTACAAACGTCATGCAAAAATAGATTCGTTCGGTCAATTAATTATTACAGAGCCTATCAACCTCCCCCCTGGTGAGGTTGAAGTCATCATCTTACAGCCAGTTACAATTAAAATTGATTCTCCATCTGAAGCTACTGTGTCGCCTCATGAAATTCCCCCAAAAAAATTGAAGTCTGGGGTCAAATCTCTGAAAGAATTATTAGAAAATGCTCCTCCTATTCCCCCTGACTTTGACCCATCTCAAGCTAGATGGGAAGCTTTAAAGGAAAAATACGACTTGTGAAAATTCTGTTAGATACCAACATTATTATAGACGTTGCTCTATCTCGTCAGCCTTTTTTTGAGGATTCGCAACAAATTTTGTTATTGGTCGAGCAAAACCGAATATATGGTTATATCTCCGCCTCAACTGTAGGGGATCTTTACTACATTATTCGTCGGGCAAGAGGACGAGAATGGACGATGGAATTTTTAAACTGGCTAGTGACATTCTGCCAAATTGCTACTGTCAATGAAACCGTCATAGAAATGGCTCTCAATCTTAATTTTTTTGATTTTGAAGATGCTATTCAATACAGTACTGCTGTCATTAATCAATTAGACGCTATTGTTACTCGGAATCCGCAGGATTTTCCGGTAACTTCCCCTCGAATCATAACACCAGGAAGGCTAGTTCAAGAACTTACAGATTCAGGGAAGGCTTGAGAAGTCAACGAGCGTCGCAACGTTCTATTCTAGGCGGATACTTTTTCCACGAACTTCTCTAATCCACTTAGGAAAGGTTTTTCCTAAAACCGTAATCT from Gloeothece citriformis PCC 7424 includes the following:
- a CDS encoding type II toxin-antitoxin system VapC family toxin is translated as MKILLDTNIIIDVALSRQPFFEDSQQILLLVEQNRIYGYISASTVGDLYYIIRRARGREWTMEFLNWLVTFCQIATVNETVIEMALNLNFFDFEDAIQYSTAVINQLDAIVTRNPQDFPVTSPRIITPGRLVQELTDSGKA